The proteins below come from a single Pseudarthrobacter sp. SSS035 genomic window:
- a CDS encoding AGE family epimerase/isomerase: MTPMGVPSTRAKHGMTGSGISPRDHLQQTILPWWDKNGADDLNGGVLTCFSNAGVLQSTDKYTWSQGRWAWLCAELAADARLGILDVDSEKWSRRAIQTAEFVQTHSVLEGGLTAFRTGQAGGALPSGPNGELATSVFADLFAVLGLAGTAKLPGCPELLRSRISATAHEVLASSLARMKSRNALTAPYPVRPGFSDLAGPMTLLHAGSELFRSTGSEGARDAVSFALAELIEGQGRAPMLQETQWWEFRPDSVQDAESLLARHRTPGHLLECLWMLIHGQEAVGGSAALPQWLPGLALHALELGWDEEYGGLLRYVDKDGGVPSGALFGGDPYEDLVQSTWSTKLWWVHAEAMYATKLLARRYGGYGFEEWNTKITDYTLATFPNLDGHEWTQIRDRRGAPLDMVVALPVKDPFHIARTLMFLNRLEKDN, encoded by the coding sequence ATGACCCCTATGGGAGTCCCGTCGACCCGCGCGAAACACGGCATGACCGGATCCGGCATTTCACCGCGCGACCACCTGCAGCAAACAATCCTTCCCTGGTGGGACAAGAACGGCGCGGATGATCTTAACGGCGGCGTCCTGACCTGTTTTTCCAACGCGGGGGTGCTCCAGTCCACGGATAAGTACACGTGGTCCCAGGGACGCTGGGCGTGGCTGTGTGCGGAACTCGCCGCCGATGCACGCTTGGGAATCCTGGATGTCGACAGCGAAAAATGGTCGAGAAGAGCAATCCAGACCGCCGAGTTCGTCCAGACGCACTCAGTGCTGGAGGGCGGGCTCACGGCCTTCCGGACAGGCCAGGCCGGGGGCGCTTTGCCATCGGGCCCGAACGGTGAGCTCGCCACCAGCGTTTTTGCCGACCTGTTTGCGGTCCTTGGTCTTGCAGGTACGGCGAAGCTGCCCGGATGCCCGGAGCTTTTGAGGTCCCGGATTTCAGCTACCGCCCACGAGGTTCTGGCCAGTTCCCTGGCGAGAATGAAATCACGAAATGCCCTGACTGCGCCCTATCCCGTCCGGCCGGGGTTCAGCGACCTGGCCGGGCCCATGACGCTGCTTCACGCGGGATCCGAGCTGTTCAGGTCAACTGGCTCGGAAGGTGCTCGGGACGCCGTGTCCTTTGCGCTGGCCGAGCTCATTGAGGGGCAAGGCCGGGCACCAATGTTGCAGGAAACGCAGTGGTGGGAGTTCAGACCGGACTCCGTTCAGGACGCGGAATCCCTCTTGGCGAGGCACCGGACGCCCGGACACTTGTTGGAATGCCTATGGATGCTGATCCACGGACAGGAGGCAGTGGGTGGCTCCGCGGCCCTCCCCCAGTGGCTGCCGGGACTTGCCCTGCACGCGCTGGAGCTTGGCTGGGACGAAGAGTACGGCGGGCTACTCCGCTACGTCGACAAGGACGGCGGCGTACCATCCGGCGCACTTTTCGGCGGCGACCCTTATGAGGATCTTGTTCAGTCCACCTGGAGCACCAAGCTGTGGTGGGTGCACGCAGAAGCCATGTACGCCACGAAACTGCTGGCCCGGCGCTACGGCGGCTACGGATTCGAAGAGTGGAATACCAAGATCACCGACTACACACTCGCAACTTTTCCAAACCTGGATGGGCATGAATGGACGCAGATCCGGGACAGGCGGGGAGCACCCTTGGACATGGTGGTGGCACTCCCCGTCAAGGATCCGTTCCACATTGCCCGGACGCTGATGTTTCTCAATCGACTCGAAAAGGACAACTAA
- a CDS encoding GPP34 family phosphoprotein codes for MDANIQKDGELSLPQAFLLLATNDMDGGTEVPSAVLRAGVAGAILAELDLLGAIELQGKHVVATGSTPQTDFQHQLEIIRDRPGLHTPKKCVSMLESRAELHRIYEGMAALGIVDHVGERHLGLFRTTRYPEKDHAPEAALLKRIEAALSGGSSDPRTTALIALLHSAEMLGRIFPSADQSQVREKANDYWPSRAVAGELRMIRLAEAEAAT; via the coding sequence ATGGATGCCAACATTCAGAAGGACGGGGAGCTAAGCCTGCCCCAGGCTTTCCTCCTCCTGGCGACAAATGACATGGACGGCGGGACCGAGGTGCCGTCGGCCGTCCTGAGGGCTGGCGTGGCCGGCGCGATCCTGGCCGAGCTGGATCTGCTCGGAGCCATCGAACTGCAGGGGAAGCACGTCGTGGCAACCGGCTCCACCCCGCAGACGGATTTCCAGCACCAGCTGGAAATCATCCGGGACAGGCCGGGGCTGCATACTCCCAAGAAGTGCGTTTCCATGCTGGAGAGCCGCGCCGAACTGCACCGCATCTATGAGGGCATGGCGGCGCTGGGCATCGTGGACCACGTAGGAGAAAGGCACCTTGGCCTGTTCAGGACCACACGGTATCCGGAGAAGGACCACGCTCCGGAGGCGGCGCTGCTGAAAAGGATCGAGGCCGCGCTCAGCGGCGGATCCTCCGATCCGCGTACCACCGCACTGATTGCGCTGCTCCACTCGGCGGAGATGCTCGGGAGGATCTTCCCGTCGGCAGATCAAAGCCAGGTGAGGGAAAAGGCAAATGACTATTGGCCGTCCCGCGCGGTGGCCGGCGAACTCCGCATGATCAGACTGGCGGAGGCAGAAGCAGCAACATAG
- a CDS encoding sugar isomerase domain-containing protein yields the protein MTYVDELGAEYLAHITALLARIHAEEQASISKAASLLAEQIASDRLIHIYGPGGHSNLASQEVFFRAGGLMHISAILDEGTMLSGGALRSMAMERTPGYGRIVIENAGLVPGDVLILVNAYGINTALIDAALMANELGVRTIGMSSREHADQTTADHPARHASRSNLHDVVDLHIDTKVPVGDAVVELPGVSEKVGAISTFANAYSLNWLVQCTIRELHERNIEPPVWRSGNAPGGDEANKKFLDRFKGRVHSL from the coding sequence GTGACTTACGTAGACGAACTGGGCGCCGAGTACCTGGCGCACATCACAGCCCTCTTGGCGCGGATTCATGCAGAGGAGCAGGCTTCCATTTCCAAGGCGGCGTCGCTCCTTGCCGAACAAATAGCATCTGATCGGCTCATTCACATCTACGGACCCGGCGGCCATTCCAATCTGGCCAGCCAGGAAGTGTTCTTCCGCGCCGGCGGACTGATGCACATCTCGGCGATTCTGGACGAAGGGACCATGCTCTCCGGCGGGGCACTGCGCTCAATGGCGATGGAGCGGACGCCCGGGTACGGCCGGATAGTGATAGAAAATGCGGGTCTGGTGCCGGGTGATGTGTTGATTTTGGTGAACGCGTACGGAATCAACACCGCCCTCATCGACGCCGCGCTGATGGCCAACGAATTGGGCGTCAGGACAATTGGCATGTCCTCACGAGAGCACGCCGACCAGACAACAGCCGACCACCCTGCCAGGCACGCTTCCCGGTCGAACCTGCACGACGTCGTCGACCTCCACATCGACACTAAGGTCCCGGTTGGAGATGCCGTCGTTGAGCTGCCCGGCGTAAGTGAAAAAGTCGGCGCCATTTCGACGTTCGCCAACGCCTACAGCCTCAATTGGCTCGTGCAATGCACCATCAGGGAATTGCACGAGCGGAACATCGAACCGCCCGTCTGGCGGTCCGGAAACGCCCCTGGCGGGGACGAAGCGAACAAGAAGTTCCTCGACCGGTTCAAAGGCAGGGTGCATTCCTTATGA
- a CDS encoding 6-phosphogluconolactonase, which yields MTHYGLDVSPAKQGGLTVRAYPTREDLGKAAGEHAAQIIADAIAANGTARVMLAAAPSQQATLATLIADPGVDWSRVECFHMDDYVGLSPDAPQGFGNWLQRLVFSSVSAKDFHRMNTAGDPTQGAEDYARIMGSAPFDLVLCGLGVNGHLAFNDPPADFNDQKAARVIELDDVSRQQQVDEGHFERLEDVPTQAVTVTIPRLVNAAVIIASVPGRAKRQAVADTLGMPVTGEHPGTILRTHPGASLYLDKESDPR from the coding sequence ATGACGCACTATGGCCTCGACGTAAGTCCGGCAAAACAAGGGGGCCTCACGGTCCGCGCCTATCCAACAAGGGAGGACCTCGGAAAGGCAGCCGGAGAGCACGCCGCGCAAATAATCGCTGACGCAATCGCCGCCAACGGCACGGCCAGAGTCATGCTGGCCGCCGCGCCCAGCCAGCAAGCTACCCTGGCGACGCTCATCGCCGACCCCGGCGTCGACTGGTCCCGTGTGGAGTGCTTTCACATGGACGACTATGTCGGACTCAGTCCTGATGCGCCTCAGGGTTTCGGAAACTGGCTGCAGCGTCTGGTATTCAGCTCGGTCAGCGCCAAAGACTTCCACCGTATGAATACGGCCGGCGACCCTACTCAAGGAGCGGAGGACTACGCCCGCATCATGGGCTCAGCGCCATTCGATCTTGTGCTGTGCGGCCTCGGCGTAAACGGACACCTTGCCTTCAACGACCCGCCCGCTGACTTCAACGATCAGAAGGCTGCCCGAGTGATCGAGCTGGATGACGTCTCAAGGCAGCAGCAGGTCGACGAGGGTCACTTCGAACGGCTGGAAGACGTGCCCACGCAGGCCGTGACCGTGACCATCCCGCGTTTGGTCAACGCGGCGGTGATCATTGCCTCCGTTCCGGGTAGGGCGAAGAGACAGGCCGTTGCCGATACCCTCGGCATGCCCGTTACCGGGGAACACCCCGGCACCATCCTTCGAACCCATCCCGGGGCGTCCCTCTACCTTGACAAGGAGTCTGACCCGCGGTGA
- a CDS encoding LacI family DNA-binding transcriptional regulator has protein sequence MKARSTIIQVAKLIGVAPSTVSRAFTDPGKLKPETVQRVMDAAAEIGYVPNRHARALITGRSGAIGLVLPDVANPFFPPLIRYAQLAAEDYGLAVFVADTAEDTKRELQMIERLSPQVEGLIIASSRLSDRVLQTIAERQPTVLINRDVAGVPRVLISTTKALSDGLRHLVDAGHTRIAYVGGPARSWSDAQRRGCVQLAVESFGLEGHFFQAKSGNYADALDLSGEVEAAGATAVVAFDDVVAHGLMSGFRAHGLRVPEDISVLGCDDTLAITTHPPLSSISLDLASAARSAVTILRSAGRPGASSDQRFELEGSLVLRGTTN, from the coding sequence GTGAAGGCCCGTTCCACAATCATCCAGGTTGCGAAACTGATCGGCGTGGCACCGTCCACGGTGTCCCGCGCATTCACGGATCCCGGAAAGCTGAAGCCAGAAACCGTTCAACGCGTCATGGATGCAGCTGCAGAGATCGGGTACGTACCCAACCGCCACGCCCGCGCCCTGATCACCGGCCGCTCCGGTGCAATCGGCCTGGTGCTTCCTGATGTTGCCAACCCGTTCTTTCCCCCGCTGATCCGCTACGCCCAGTTGGCGGCTGAGGACTACGGGCTGGCGGTCTTCGTTGCCGACACAGCCGAGGACACCAAGCGGGAACTGCAAATGATCGAGCGGCTTTCGCCGCAGGTGGAGGGGCTGATCATTGCTTCCTCCCGGCTTTCGGATCGGGTTCTGCAGACGATTGCTGAACGTCAACCGACCGTATTGATCAACCGCGACGTCGCTGGCGTCCCACGGGTCCTCATCAGCACCACCAAGGCCCTGTCGGACGGGCTCCGCCACCTCGTGGATGCCGGCCATACCCGCATCGCATACGTTGGCGGCCCGGCGAGATCCTGGTCGGACGCCCAGCGTCGTGGCTGCGTGCAGTTAGCGGTGGAAAGCTTCGGACTCGAAGGGCATTTCTTTCAGGCTAAGTCCGGGAACTACGCGGATGCCCTTGACCTCAGTGGCGAGGTGGAAGCCGCCGGAGCTACCGCCGTCGTCGCCTTTGACGACGTTGTTGCCCACGGCTTGATGTCCGGCTTCCGGGCACACGGTCTGCGCGTCCCGGAGGACATCAGCGTCCTTGGGTGTGACGACACGCTGGCAATAACCACCCATCCTCCGCTCTCGAGTATTTCGTTGGATCTGGCGTCCGCCGCCCGCAGCGCGGTCACTATCCTGCGATCGGCAGGCAGGCCTGGTGCCAGCAGCGACCAGCGATTCGAGCTCGAAGGGTCCCTGGTGCTTCGCGGAACGACGAATTGA
- a CDS encoding neutral/alkaline non-lysosomal ceramidase N-terminal domain-containing protein, protein MTAANGSSNPLQVGAAAVEVSVPPGTMMSGFAARVEPSVGVHDALTVRALVIDDFCWVTVDVCGLDEATCRTIADRIPFRKGHAVISATHTHAGPCATPGRLGNCDTEILEAITAAAVTAAENAANARVPSDAYYESFSGLGIARDRRRPERAIDPALQVVVFKRYDGTVNAWLVQYPCHPVVLGADNLLVSGDYPAFVRSHLERAAPGSTAVFLTGAAGDVNTGHSAESSYSRTSAQHRTFAEAERIGSLLGEAAAKGRESTRPLGSANLAATASVELCFEVLDARSPEESAAHWTKLMVDAPPGQRALLQNWIDWAALDHTLTDMKWTGTVTVLQLGSLLLVALPGEPFLACAERIQEAFATPVVVAAYSNGCPGYFPTSDEYDHGGYEVTDAHRYYGMPAPFKRGSAEQLVATAIDLGRGLL, encoded by the coding sequence ATGACTGCAGCCAACGGAAGCAGCAACCCGCTGCAGGTGGGCGCCGCCGCCGTCGAGGTTTCCGTTCCGCCCGGCACGATGATGTCCGGGTTTGCGGCCCGTGTCGAGCCAAGCGTTGGAGTCCACGACGCCCTGACTGTGCGTGCCCTTGTGATTGACGACTTCTGCTGGGTGACTGTGGACGTCTGCGGTCTCGATGAGGCCACCTGCCGGACCATTGCGGACCGAATCCCGTTCCGGAAAGGCCACGCGGTTATCAGCGCCACCCACACCCATGCAGGACCGTGCGCCACGCCTGGCCGTTTGGGGAACTGCGACACCGAAATCCTCGAAGCGATCACCGCGGCCGCAGTGACCGCGGCCGAGAATGCCGCAAACGCGCGGGTACCGTCCGATGCCTATTACGAGTCCTTCTCAGGCCTTGGTATTGCCCGGGACCGGCGGCGCCCTGAGCGGGCAATAGATCCGGCCCTGCAGGTTGTTGTCTTCAAGCGGTACGACGGGACTGTCAACGCCTGGCTGGTGCAGTATCCGTGCCATCCTGTTGTGCTGGGCGCGGACAACCTGCTGGTCTCCGGCGACTACCCGGCTTTCGTTCGCAGCCATCTTGAGCGCGCCGCCCCGGGTTCCACCGCCGTCTTTCTGACGGGGGCCGCCGGCGACGTGAACACGGGTCATTCAGCCGAAAGTTCGTATTCCCGGACATCGGCGCAGCACCGAACGTTCGCGGAAGCCGAACGGATAGGAAGTCTACTGGGCGAGGCTGCGGCCAAGGGGAGGGAATCAACCAGGCCGCTTGGCAGCGCCAATCTGGCAGCAACGGCTTCCGTTGAGCTTTGCTTCGAAGTACTCGACGCTCGCAGCCCTGAGGAGTCGGCGGCCCACTGGACTAAGCTCATGGTGGACGCTCCGCCGGGGCAGCGGGCCCTGCTGCAGAACTGGATTGACTGGGCGGCCCTGGACCACACGCTTACGGACATGAAATGGACAGGCACGGTGACAGTTCTGCAGCTGGGCAGTTTGCTGTTGGTAGCGCTGCCGGGGGAACCCTTCCTCGCGTGCGCCGAGCGCATTCAGGAAGCCTTCGCCACGCCAGTCGTTGTAGCGGCGTACAGCAACGGCTGTCCAGGGTACTTTCCGACCTCAGATGAGTATGACCACGGAGGATACGAGGTCACCGACGCCCACCGCTACTACGGAATGCCCGCCCCCTTCAAACGGGGCAGCGCCGAGCAGCTGGTGGCAACCGCGATCGACCTGGGACGGGGATTGCTGTGA
- a CDS encoding MFS transporter — protein MTEHEPAPAGVAAAAGLADSDAIDTSLRTPAQRSRTFAGILVNTALANITTSYLWFALTFWVYLETRNVIATGVIGGAYMLLIAVSSISFGTFVDRYRKLAVMRFAAGFTLVMFVLSGVMFLLTPAASMLDLTQPWFWIFAVIILVGAVVENMRNVALSTVVTILIDPDRRANANGLVGMVQGLAFIVTSVLSGLSVGLLGMGWTIVVALAMTALAFAHLLTLRMPEEVRVAATDAHGAFDLRGSLAAVLAIAGLFALILFSTFNNFIGGVYMALMDPYGLEMFPVELWGTVFAVGATGFILGGAVIGKFGLGSNPLRTMLIAVILMGVLGAVFTVREWAWLYIAGIWLYMLLIPFVEAAEQTVIQRVVPLPRQGRVFGFAMAFESAAAPITAFLIAPIAQVWIIPYARSTDGAAQLAPLLGEGVSRGIALVFLVAGIIMIVAALLAFLTPVYRRVSATYAQAAAEESESAESSAVDE, from the coding sequence ATGACCGAGCACGAACCGGCCCCCGCCGGCGTCGCAGCGGCTGCAGGCTTGGCCGATTCCGACGCCATCGACACGTCCTTACGCACTCCGGCGCAGCGGTCCCGCACGTTCGCCGGGATCCTGGTGAACACCGCCCTGGCCAACATCACCACCAGCTACCTGTGGTTCGCCCTGACGTTCTGGGTGTACCTGGAGACGCGGAACGTGATCGCCACCGGGGTGATCGGCGGCGCGTACATGCTGTTGATCGCTGTTTCCAGCATCAGCTTCGGCACCTTCGTGGACCGCTACCGCAAGCTGGCCGTGATGCGGTTCGCCGCCGGCTTCACCCTGGTGATGTTTGTGCTGTCCGGGGTCATGTTCCTGCTGACACCAGCCGCCAGCATGCTGGACCTGACACAGCCATGGTTCTGGATCTTCGCCGTGATCATCCTGGTCGGTGCGGTGGTTGAGAACATGCGCAACGTCGCCCTCTCCACCGTTGTCACCATCCTCATCGACCCGGACCGGCGGGCCAACGCCAACGGGCTGGTGGGCATGGTGCAGGGGCTGGCATTTATCGTCACCTCCGTGCTCTCGGGGCTGTCGGTGGGATTGCTTGGCATGGGCTGGACGATCGTCGTCGCTCTGGCGATGACGGCCCTGGCCTTCGCGCACCTGCTCACGCTGCGCATGCCCGAGGAAGTGCGGGTGGCCGCCACGGACGCCCACGGCGCGTTCGACCTGCGCGGATCCCTCGCCGCAGTGCTGGCCATTGCCGGGCTGTTCGCGCTGATCCTGTTCTCCACGTTCAACAACTTCATCGGCGGCGTCTACATGGCGTTGATGGATCCCTACGGCCTGGAGATGTTCCCGGTGGAACTGTGGGGAACCGTCTTCGCAGTCGGCGCCACCGGGTTCATCCTGGGTGGCGCGGTGATCGGCAAATTTGGGCTCGGGTCCAACCCGTTGCGCACCATGCTCATCGCGGTGATCCTGATGGGGGTCCTCGGTGCGGTGTTCACGGTGCGGGAGTGGGCGTGGCTCTACATCGCCGGCATCTGGCTGTACATGCTCCTGATCCCCTTCGTGGAGGCCGCCGAACAGACGGTCATCCAGCGGGTGGTGCCGTTGCCGCGTCAAGGCCGGGTGTTCGGATTCGCCATGGCGTTCGAGTCCGCGGCAGCGCCGATCACCGCGTTCCTCATTGCGCCGATCGCCCAGGTGTGGATCATCCCGTATGCGCGGTCCACGGACGGCGCCGCCCAGCTGGCCCCGCTACTGGGCGAGGGCGTCTCCCGCGGCATCGCCCTGGTGTTCCTGGTGGCCGGGATCATCATGATCGTGGCCGCGTTGCTGGCCTTCCTGACCCCGGTCTACCGCCGGGTCTCGGCGACGTATGCGCAGGCGGCTGCCGAAGAGTCAGAGTCGGCGGAATCGTCCGCTGTGGATGAGTAG
- a CDS encoding N-acetylglucosamine-6-phosphate deacetylase, protein MTARTIKGRDATRGDVLTVHYDSKYILSVERKHDPNASDLPVLAPGFVDAQVNGYLGLDVNGPDADSSVIQGITEELARIGVTTWVPTIVTASEEAIIHALTCVEKARNEDARVRDAIPSVHVEGPFISDRDGPRGVHDASQVRAIDPEEVRRWGAISRIGVVTVSPHWSDASKGIQEICAMGIRVSIGHTHATAAEVLGAIDAGASLSTHLGNGIAAMIPRHPNAIWTQLADDRVTCGLIADGHHLPPETIEVMLRAKGPRGAFLVSDMTAIAGKPPGRYATPVGGSVDLDEHGRLSHVGTEFLAGAAASLPDGLRYVLRSTSVGLGQALKLVTENPARTLPGARPGLGTLQPGAPADMVLVSDSGSVLEVLRSGPRMKNAGR, encoded by the coding sequence ATGACAGCGCGCACAATCAAGGGCCGGGATGCCACTCGCGGGGACGTCCTGACTGTCCACTATGACAGCAAATACATCCTGTCCGTCGAACGCAAGCACGATCCGAACGCTTCGGACTTGCCCGTGCTGGCACCTGGATTCGTCGACGCGCAGGTTAATGGTTACCTGGGCTTGGACGTCAACGGGCCGGACGCCGACAGCTCAGTTATCCAGGGAATCACCGAGGAACTGGCGCGGATCGGAGTAACCACGTGGGTACCAACCATCGTCACCGCCAGCGAGGAAGCGATTATCCATGCGCTCACGTGCGTGGAAAAGGCCCGAAATGAGGATGCGCGGGTGCGGGACGCCATCCCCAGCGTCCATGTTGAAGGCCCCTTCATTTCGGACCGCGATGGTCCCCGTGGAGTTCACGACGCCAGCCAGGTCCGGGCCATCGATCCCGAGGAAGTGCGTCGGTGGGGCGCGATCTCCCGTATAGGCGTGGTGACCGTGTCTCCACACTGGTCCGACGCGTCCAAGGGCATCCAGGAGATTTGTGCCATGGGGATCAGAGTTTCGATAGGCCACACCCACGCGACCGCTGCCGAGGTTCTCGGTGCCATCGACGCCGGGGCAAGCCTGTCAACCCATTTAGGCAACGGAATTGCTGCAATGATTCCGCGCCATCCCAACGCCATCTGGACCCAGTTGGCCGACGACCGAGTGACCTGCGGCCTGATAGCCGACGGCCACCATTTGCCCCCCGAAACCATCGAGGTCATGCTGCGCGCGAAGGGTCCCCGTGGGGCATTTCTCGTCTCCGATATGACGGCAATCGCCGGGAAACCTCCAGGGCGGTACGCAACACCTGTGGGCGGAAGCGTTGACCTCGATGAGCATGGGCGGCTCTCGCATGTGGGAACCGAGTTTCTGGCCGGCGCCGCGGCCAGCCTTCCCGACGGCCTCCGGTACGTTCTCAGGTCGACGAGCGTGGGTCTTGGACAGGCGCTCAAACTCGTTACCGAAAATCCGGCCCGGACACTGCCGGGAGCCCGTCCAGGACTCGGCACGCTGCAGCCCGGCGCTCCTGCCGACATGGTCCTGGTCTCGGATTCGGGGTCGGTGCTCGAGGTTCTCAGGTCCGGTCCCCGGATGAAGAACGCCGGCCGATGA